The Luteimonas sp. YGD11-2 genome has a window encoding:
- a CDS encoding flagellar basal body-associated FliL family protein, whose amino-acid sequence MAVAADPSRKKPSSSSHRITLAIVAVVALLGLAGAGFWYFNTRGGDSDAPKPPAPAQYLPMSPPFVVNLDETPMGPRYLQVEVQLVTRDPLATQELTRHEPALRARLLMLFAQQTYDGVATREGKEALRAQALEEVQALMTEETGAPQAESLLFTSFVTQ is encoded by the coding sequence GTGGCCGTCGCTGCAGACCCATCCCGCAAGAAGCCCTCGTCCTCTTCGCACCGCATCACCCTGGCCATCGTGGCCGTGGTCGCCCTGCTCGGCCTGGCCGGCGCCGGCTTCTGGTACTTCAACACCCGTGGCGGCGACAGCGATGCGCCGAAGCCGCCGGCGCCCGCGCAGTACCTGCCGATGTCACCGCCGTTCGTGGTGAACCTCGACGAGACCCCGATGGGCCCGCGCTACCTGCAGGTCGAGGTGCAACTGGTCACGCGCGACCCGCTGGCCACCCAGGAACTCACCCGCCACGAGCCGGCACTGCGGGCGCGGCTGCTGATGCTGTTCGCCCAGCAGACCTACGACGGCGTCGCCACCCGCGAGGGCAAGGAAGCGCTGCGCGCGCAGGCGCTGGAGGAAGTGCAGGCGCTGATGACCGAGGAAACCGGCGCGCCACAGGCCGAATCGCTGCTGTTCACCAGCTTCGTCACCCAGTAA